The following DNA comes from Acidimicrobiales bacterium.
TGCAGGCTCATCGTCACCGACTCCGCCGGCCTCGACCTGCTGGAGACGGCCGACGTCGCCGACATTCCGAAGGTGGTCGTCGACGGGCCCGGCTACGCGGGCGAGTGGCTGGCGCCTTACGTGGATGCCGATCTCCCCACCGTCGAGGTGGCCGACGGCGACCCGTTCGTCCTGATCTTCACCTCGGGCACGACCAGCGCGCCGAAGGCCGCCATCTGCACGCACGGCCGGCTGGCCGCCATGGCCACCGGCTTCCGGCGCTTCGGGCTGACCGAGGACGACGTCGCCTACAACGCCATGCCCTGGTTCCACTCCAATGCCATGTATGTCTCGGTCGGCCCGTCGATCGGCATCGGGATGGCGCTCGTACTGCGGCGGAGGTTCTCGGCCTCGAACTGGATCCGGGATGTGAAGAGGTACGGGGTCACCTACTTCAACTACGTGGGCAAGCCTCTCGAGTACATCCTGGCCACGCCCGAGCTCCCGGACGACAGCGACAACCGGCTCCGGCTGGGGCTGGGCAACGAGGCCAACGAGGACGACGTCGGGCGGTTCAGCCAGAGGTTCGGCGTCGAGATCCGGGAGAACTTCGGGTCCACCGAGGGGGGGATCACCATCCTGCGGGTGCCCGGCCAGCCGAAGGGGGCGCTCGGGGTGGCCGAGACCGTCAAGGTCCTGGATCCGGAAAGCGGCCGGGAGTGCGCGGTGGCCCGCTTCGACCGGCACGGCCGGCTGGTCAACTCCGACGAGGCCATCGGCGAGTTCGTCAACACCGCCGGGCTCGGGACCTTCGAGGGCTACTACAACAACGAGGAGGCCAACCGGGAGCGGAACCGGAACGGCTGGTACTGGTCGGGGGACCTCGGCTACCGGGACGATGGCGGCTACCTGTACTTCGCCGGCCGGGGCTACGACTGGGTCCGCGTCGACGGGGAGAACTTCTCCGCCGCCCCGGTCGAGCGGATCCTGCTCCGTCACCCCTCGGTGCGGCTGGTTGCGGTCTACGCCGTCCCCGACGCCCATGTCGGGGACAGGGTCATGGCCGCCGTCCGGCTGGACGACGGGGCGGTCTTCGACCCCGACGGGTTTGCCGCCTTCCTGGCCGAGCAGGCCGATCTGGGCCGGAAGTGGGTTCCCACCTACGTCCGGGTCGTCTCCGAGCTTCCGCTCACCGCCACCAACAAGATCGAGAAGCGCCGGCTGCGGGCCGAGCGGTGGAACACCGCCGATCCGGTCTGGGTCAGGGAGGGGGCGGCCTCCTCCTACCGGCTGTTGGGGCCCGACGACGTCGAGGCGGTCGAGAAGGCCGTCGTGGAGTCCGGCCGGGCCGGGGTGCTCACCTGACCATGATCGAGAGTCGCGAGGTCCACCTCGTCGCCCGCCCCGACGGCCTGCCCCGCCCCGAGGACTTCCGGGTCGTGCCGGTCATGGTGTCCGACCCCGGCCCGGGCGAGGTCCTGATCCGGAACCTCTACCTGTCGGTGGACCCGGCCATGCGTCCCCGCCTCACCGCCGGCTACGAGCTCGACGAGCCGATGGCGGGCGCGGCCATCGGCCGGGTCGTCGCCTCCGAGGCCGGCGGTCTCGACGAGGGTGACCTCGTCCTGCACGGTCACGGTATGAGGGAGTACGTGGTGTCGGCCGAGCGGGGCCTGCGCAAGCTCGAGCCCGTCCCCGGCCATCCCATCACCGTCCACATGCACGTCCTGGGCGGGACGGGCTTCACCGCCTACGGAGGCATCCTGGCCGTGGCCCGTCTGGCCGATGGAGACCGGGTCTTCGTCTCCACCGCGGCGGGGGCGGTCGGATCGGTGGCCGCCCAGATCGCCAAGCTGAAGGGCTGCTGGGTCGTCGGATCGACCGGCAGTCCCGACAAGGCGGCCTGGCTCCGGGAGCTGGGCCTCGACGTGGCCATCGACTACCGGGCCACCCCGATCAACCGCGCCCTGCGGGAGGCGGCGCCGGACGGGATCGACGTCTACTTCGACAACGTCGGTGGGGACCACCTCGATGCCGCCCTGGCCCGGATGAACCCGCTGGGGCGGGTGGCGGTGTGCGGGATGATCTCGGGCTACAACGAACGGGGGGCCCGGACGACCGTCCACAACCTGGCCAACATCATCTACGGCCGGATCGAGATCCGGGGCTTCACCGTGGCGGACTTCACCGACCGGCGGGACGACTTCGTGCGGGACATGTCGGGGTGGCTGGCGGACGGGCGGATCCGCTACCGGGAGACGGTCCTCGAGGGCATCGAGTCGGTGCCGAGTGCCCTCATCGGACTGTTCCAGGGCGTCAACACCGGCAAGATGCTCGTCCAGCTCGGCGACTGACTCCGGTCAGTCCGGGTAGTACGGGCCCCCCTGGAACTTGAGGCAGCTGCACGACGAGGAGTACTGCTCGGTGCGGACCTCGTCGGCGCCGTCCCGCCGGCCCGAAAGGAACTTGCTTCCGTAGACGAGGGCATTGGGGAAACTCGTCTGCAACGTCTGGGCCTGGGCCGCGAACCCGTTGGCGGTGATCGTCGACAGCCCGTTGACCACCTTCTGCAGGAAGAAGATGTAGTCGCACGCCGACGCCGCCGTGACCTCGTCGTTGGGGTTGCTCGAGCTCACCGGGTAGCCGGCGGCCCCCTGGATCTGGAAGCAGGACACGCGGGCCGGGTTCTGGTGCCAGCCGGCGTCGTACGTGGGGTCGTAGTCGCTCTAGCTGACGGCCAGGGCGTTGTTCTGCTCGTCCGAGGGGTTGAGCGAAGTCCCGGGGTTGTTCTGCCCGTTCTGGCCGTAGCGCGGGTAGTAGGCCTGGGACTCGTCTGGTCGCACTAAGGAGTCCCGGCCCGGGTGGTGGGTTCGGACGAAGGCCGGCTCAGCCGAGGAGCCCGGTGGCCACGTCCCCCCACATCCGGGCGGTCAGGGCCAGGGAGCCGACGTCGACGCGCTCGTCGTTGCCGTGGAAGCGGGAGGAGAAGTCCTCGAAGGTGACCGACTCGGTGAACAGGCCGAACCCGTAGGCCACCGCCCCCCGCTCCCGGTAGAAGCGGGCGTCGGTGCCACCTGCCGTCATGCGCGGGACGAGTGAGGCGTCGGGATAGACCTGGCGGGTCACCCGCTCGATGACGTCGCGCAGCTGTGTGTCCCACGGGCTGGCGGTCGGGGTGGCGTCGTGGAGGGCCTCCACCTCGACGTCGCCCGCCAGGGGCCCGAGGGCCTCGGCCAGGTTGGCGGCCACGTCGTCGGGCCCCTCGCCGGGCAGGACCCTGATGTCGACGTCGACG
Coding sequences within:
- a CDS encoding AMP-binding protein; translated protein: CRLIVTDSAGLDLLETADVADIPKVVVDGPGYAGEWLAPYVDADLPTVEVADGDPFVLIFTSGTTSAPKAAICTHGRLAAMATGFRRFGLTEDDVAYNAMPWFHSNAMYVSVGPSIGIGMALVLRRRFSASNWIRDVKRYGVTYFNYVGKPLEYILATPELPDDSDNRLRLGLGNEANEDDVGRFSQRFGVEIRENFGSTEGGITILRVPGQPKGALGVAETVKVLDPESGRECAVARFDRHGRLVNSDEAIGEFVNTAGLGTFEGYYNNEEANRERNRNGWYWSGDLGYRDDGGYLYFAGRGYDWVRVDGENFSAAPVERILLRHPSVRLVAVYAVPDAHVGDRVMAAVRLDDGAVFDPDGFAAFLAEQADLGRKWVPTYVRVVSELPLTATNKIEKRRLRAERWNTADPVWVREGAASSYRLLGPDDVEAVEKAVVESGRAGVLT
- a CDS encoding NADP-dependent oxidoreductase, whose amino-acid sequence is MIESREVHLVARPDGLPRPEDFRVVPVMVSDPGPGEVLIRNLYLSVDPAMRPRLTAGYELDEPMAGAAIGRVVASEAGGLDEGDLVLHGHGMREYVVSAERGLRKLEPVPGHPITVHMHVLGGTGFTAYGGILAVARLADGDRVFVSTAAGAVGSVAAQIAKLKGCWVVGSTGSPDKAAWLRELGLDVAIDYRATPINRALREAAPDGIDVYFDNVGGDHLDAALARMNPLGRVAVCGMISGYNERGARTTVHNLANIIYGRIEIRGFTVADFTDRRDDFVRDMSGWLADGRIRYRETVLEGIESVPSALIGLFQGVNTGKMLVQLGD